GCAGAGTCCGGTTTGCGCGGCCCTGCGCCTTAGAGAACGTTGGGTCTGATCGGAGTCACATCGCCTCGGGGCCTCCACCCCGCCTCGGCGAGGTCCCGGGTCAAGCCCGGGACGAGTGTGTTCTAGATTGAGCGCACCGCCCCCTAACTTCAGTGGGATGTTTAAAAGCGGTTAACACCACGGGCGGGAGCCGCGCGGCACCTTCGGTGCCAGTCGCGCGGGAACGGATGCGTAGCGGTGTTTCAGGACCTTCAAAAGCAAAAGCCCCCCACGACGGAGTGGGGGGCTTTGGCGTAACACTGAAGGTCGATCACATCCGCGAAGCGACGTTTTCCCAGTTGACCAGATTGTCGAGGAAGTTGGTCAGATAGGCCGGGCGCTTGTTGCGGAAGTCGATGTAGTAGGAATGTTCCCACACGTCGCAGCCCAGAAGCGCTGTCTGGCCGAAGCAGAGCGGGTTGACGCCATTCTCGGTCTTGGTGACCTTGAGTGCGCCATCCGCGTCTTTGACGAGCCAGCACCAGCCCGAGCCGAACTGACCGGCACCGGCGGCAGAAAACGCCTCTTTGAATTTGTCGACCGAACCGAAGCTCTCGGTCAGGGCCTTTTCCAATTCGCCGGGCATGCCGGTTTTGGTCGGGCTCATCATTTCCCAGAACTGGTTGTGATTCCAGAGCTGGCTGATGTTGTTGAAGATGCCCGACTGCGCCACGGCGGATTTGTCATAGGTGCCGGTGATGATGTCCTCAAGCGACTTGCCATCCCATTCGGTGCCCGCGATCAGCTTGTTGCCGTTGTCGACATAAGCCTTGTGGTGCAGGTCGTGGTGATATTCGAGGGTTTCAGCAGACATGCCATGACCGGCCAGCGCGTCATGGGCATAGGGAAGATCGGGAAGTTCAAAAGCCATTTGGGCCCCCTGTTTGTTGAGGTTCTCGTTCCGATGCCCCTACATGGTGGGGCGACCCGGCAAAGGTCAACCCCGTATATCGGAGTTTTTCAGTCAGGAAGGCTTGGTCAGGCGTAAAGCCCGACCTCGCCGCCCGGTTGGGCCGAGACCTTGAGAAGTTCAAAGGCGTAGTCTGCGACCGAGCGGAAGCAGATCAGGTGGAATGTGCCGGTTTCATCCAGCCAGAAGGCGGCCGGCACTTGTGCCATGCGGGTGCGGCGGAACATGCCGGGGGTGAACGCCTCGGGCGAGAGATCGACCGGGCAGAGCTTGGCCAGAACCTCGCGCGCGCCGCTGCCGGAGATCCGCAGGAAGGTGCGGGCGTCCGAAACGTTAACGGCAAGGAAATGATGGCCCTTGAGCGCGGCTTCGATACCGGCGATTCGCGTGTTCACCTCTGCATAGGGGCACAGAAGCAGGAGTTCGT
The nucleotide sequence above comes from Roseovarius mucosus. Encoded proteins:
- a CDS encoding superoxide dismutase, with amino-acid sequence MAFELPDLPYAHDALAGHGMSAETLEYHHDLHHKAYVDNGNKLIAGTEWDGKSLEDIITGTYDKSAVAQSGIFNNISQLWNHNQFWEMMSPTKTGMPGELEKALTESFGSVDKFKEAFSAAGAGQFGSGWCWLVKDADGALKVTKTENGVNPLCFGQTALLGCDVWEHSYYIDFRNKRPAYLTNFLDNLVNWENVASRM
- a CDS encoding sarcosine oxidase subunit gamma gives rise to the protein MSNAVTALNGANYQGLATIADQGLTGMITLRGDLASAGIKAAVKSVTDLDVPAQRQALMGKGTAALWMSPDELLLLCPYAEVNTRIAGIEAALKGHHFLAVNVSDARTFLRISGSGAREVLAKLCPVDLSPEAFTPGMFRRTRMAQVPAAFWLDETGTFHLICFRSVADYAFELLKVSAQPGGEVGLYA